The DNA window ATTTCCCGATCTCAAGCTGTAACAAGAAGCTGATTGGTGCCAGGTTCTATTTGAAGGGTTTTGAGGCCGATGTTGGTCGTCCGATCAACGAAACCAAGGAAACTAGGTCTCCACGAGACAATCATGGCCATGGAACCCACACAGCTAGCACGGCTGTAGGGTCTCCAGTGGGAAATGCAAGCCTTTTTGGTTACGCTTCTGGTACAGCACGTGGGATGGCCCCTGGAGCCAGAGTGGCTATATACAAGGTTGGTTGGGAACGTGGTAATGTTTTAGAGTCTGATATTATAGCCGCAATTGATCAAGCTATTGCAGACAAGGTCAATGTGCTCTCATTGTCGATCGGATTTATAGCACTTCAATATTACGAGGACATCATCGCAATAGGAGCCTTTGCAGCAATGGAGCATGGAATTATGGTATCTTGTGCAGGAGGAAACTCTGGTCCCGAATCTTCTTCTATCACCAATGTAGCACCTTGGATTACCACAGTGGGAGCTAGCACAATTGACCGAGATTTCCCTGCATATATCACTCTCGGaaataatcaaaattttataGGAGTGTCCCTTTACAACGGTAGTTCTTTACCCGAGACTTCCGTGTCATTTATATATGCAGGGAATGCAAGCCTTCTTGATCatgatgaagaacacaaagctAGCCAGTGTATGTCGGGTAGCCTGGCCAAAGAAAAAGTAATTGGAAAGATCGTTATGTGTGAGTCTTCTAAAGAGACTTCTGGTCCGGAGCAAGGAAATACAGTGAAATCACTTGGTGCTTTGGGTATGGTGTTGGTCAACTTTGCTGTCGAGGGAGAGGAGTTGTTGGCAGAGCCCCATGTTTTGCCAACAATAGTTGTCAAGTTCAAAGATGGTGAagccataaaaaaatatttgttttcttctGATCCTAATAAATCAATGGCTAAAATTGTTTCTGGAGGAACAAAGTTTGGGGTTGAGGTGTCTCCTGTTGTTGCAGGGTTTAGCTCACGAGGCCCCAATTTAATAACCCCGCAAATATTGAAGCAGGATTTAATTGCTCCAGGTGTTAACATCTTAGCAGCATTTACTAGGAATGATAGTATTGCTAATGAGGATTGGGATTCTAGGCGCGCGGATTTTAACATTTACTCAGGCACGTCAGTGGCATGCCCTCACGTCAGTGGGATAGCAGCTTTAATCATGTCGATTCATCCAGATTGGAGTCCCGCTGCCATTCGATCTGCACTCATGACGACTGCTTATCCGGCTTACAAGAATGGAAAGACCCTGTTGGACGGCTTTAACAAAAAGCCTGCGACACCCTTTGATTTTGGGGCTGGACACGTGGACCCTATTCTTGCACTACGTCCCGGACTTGTCTATGATCTTACAGTTGATGATTATTTGAGTTTCCTCTGTGCATTGAACTACTCAGCTGCAGATATCGAAACCGTGGTGCAAAGAAAGTATAGTTGTGACATAAAGAAACATTACAGTGTAACAAACCTCAATTACCCTTCGTTTGCTGTGGTGTTTGAAGAAAGGATGGAGGTTGTTAAACACAGGCGTATTCTGACGAACGTGGGTGCAGCAGGAACATATAAGGTGTCGGTTCAATCAAATGCATCTGCTGTGAATGTGACTGTTGAGCCACAAGTGCTAAGGTTCGAGAAGGATGAGAAAAAGTCGTATGTTGTTACATTCACAAGTACAAGAACAAGTTCAGAAAGAGATAGTTTTGGAAGCTTAGAATGGTCAAATGAAAATACTGTTGTGAGAAGTCCGATCACATTCAGTTGGAAAAAGCATAAAACAGATTGAATGAATGAAGCTTGATTGTATGTGTTTGAGTAAATGCTTTGGAACCTAT is part of the Vicia villosa cultivar HV-30 ecotype Madison, WI linkage group LG2, Vvil1.0, whole genome shotgun sequence genome and encodes:
- the LOC131652250 gene encoding subtilisin-like protease SBT1.7 isoform X1; this encodes MYMWLHGIQKEVWAGRDLSSTRMPLLMMRKLKASMKKSAVIIAFTILFVYGGVCTPSKEKANYIVHMAKSEMPSIFTHHSHWFQSTLRSVSPSAQILYSYDTAVHGFFTSLTAKEVQLLSNQTGILKISSDKKYQLFTTRSPQFLGLERIHATFPALSNRSMEEIIVGVIDTGVWPESKSFDDTGYGAIPSTWKGFCETSIDFPISSCNKKLIGARFYLKGFEADVGRPINETKETRSPRDNHGHGTHTASTAVGSPVGNASLFGYASGTARGMAPGARVAIYKVGWERGNVLESDIIAAIDQAIADKVNVLSLSIGFIALQYYEDIIAIGAFAAMEHGIMVSCAGGNSGPESSSITNVAPWITTVGASTIDRDFPAYITLGNNQNFIGVSLYNGSSLPETSVSFIYAGNASLLDHDEEHKASQCMSGSLAKEKVIGKIVMCESSKETSGPEQGNTVKSLGALGMVLVNFAVEGEELLAEPHVLPTIVVKFKDGEAIKKYLFSSDPNKSMAKIVSGGTKFGVEVSPVVAGFSSRGPNLITPQILKQDLIAPGVNILAAFTRNDSIANEDWDSRRADFNIYSGTSVACPHVSGIAALIMSIHPDWSPAAIRSALMTTAYPAYKNGKTLLDGFNKKPATPFDFGAGHVDPILALRPGLVYDLTVDDYLSFLCALNYSAADIETVVQRKYSCDIKKHYSVTNLNYPSFAVVFEERMEVVKHRRILTNVGAAGTYKVSVQSNASAVNVTVEPQVLRFEKDEKKSYVVTFTSTRTSSERDSFGSLEWSNENTVVRSPITFSWKKHKTD
- the LOC131652250 gene encoding subtilisin-like protease SBT1.7 isoform X2; its protein translation is MPLLMMRKLKASMKKSAVIIAFTILFVYGGVCTPSKEKANYIVHMAKSEMPSIFTHHSHWFQSTLRSVSPSAQILYSYDTAVHGFFTSLTAKEVQLLSNQTGILKISSDKKYQLFTTRSPQFLGLERIHATFPALSNRSMEEIIVGVIDTGVWPESKSFDDTGYGAIPSTWKGFCETSIDFPISSCNKKLIGARFYLKGFEADVGRPINETKETRSPRDNHGHGTHTASTAVGSPVGNASLFGYASGTARGMAPGARVAIYKVGWERGNVLESDIIAAIDQAIADKVNVLSLSIGFIALQYYEDIIAIGAFAAMEHGIMVSCAGGNSGPESSSITNVAPWITTVGASTIDRDFPAYITLGNNQNFIGVSLYNGSSLPETSVSFIYAGNASLLDHDEEHKASQCMSGSLAKEKVIGKIVMCESSKETSGPEQGNTVKSLGALGMVLVNFAVEGEELLAEPHVLPTIVVKFKDGEAIKKYLFSSDPNKSMAKIVSGGTKFGVEVSPVVAGFSSRGPNLITPQILKQDLIAPGVNILAAFTRNDSIANEDWDSRRADFNIYSGTSVACPHVSGIAALIMSIHPDWSPAAIRSALMTTAYPAYKNGKTLLDGFNKKPATPFDFGAGHVDPILALRPGLVYDLTVDDYLSFLCALNYSAADIETVVQRKYSCDIKKHYSVTNLNYPSFAVVFEERMEVVKHRRILTNVGAAGTYKVSVQSNASAVNVTVEPQVLRFEKDEKKSYVVTFTSTRTSSERDSFGSLEWSNENTVVRSPITFSWKKHKTD